In Microbacterium maritypicum, the following are encoded in one genomic region:
- a CDS encoding metal ABC transporter solute-binding protein, Zn/Mn family produces MKKPVVALALASVAALALAGCSTTPAAGEGDDGTITVVASTNVYGDIAAQIGGDRVEVESLITSASQDPHSYEATARDRLTVQKADLVIENGGGYDAFVDTLLEDAKDPHVVTAVEFSHDFPGNEGHDEAEHDHADDESHDHDHAEGEEGHEGHNHIEGFNEHVWFDPHTMIHVVEAISDELAELDPDGAKEFAANADEIVADLEGFEADLETIKTDAAGATVFMTEPLPGYLAAAAGLTDVTPEGFAESVEEGTDVAPAVLLEALKVIEDGQATALLTNAQTGGAETERVEAAAKDAGIPVVAFTELLEDGSSYSEWMSDAIKSLAAAVQP; encoded by the coding sequence ATGAAGAAGCCCGTCGTCGCCCTCGCCCTCGCATCCGTCGCCGCCCTCGCGTTGGCCGGATGCTCCACCACCCCGGCAGCGGGAGAGGGCGACGACGGCACCATCACGGTCGTCGCGAGCACCAACGTCTACGGCGACATCGCCGCGCAGATCGGCGGCGACCGCGTAGAGGTCGAGTCGCTCATCACCTCGGCCTCGCAGGACCCGCACTCCTACGAGGCGACCGCGCGAGACCGCCTCACCGTGCAGAAGGCCGACCTGGTGATCGAGAACGGCGGCGGCTACGACGCCTTCGTCGACACGCTGCTCGAGGACGCGAAGGACCCGCACGTCGTCACGGCGGTCGAGTTCTCGCACGACTTCCCCGGCAACGAAGGCCACGACGAGGCCGAGCACGACCACGCCGACGACGAGTCCCACGACCACGATCACGCCGAGGGTGAAGAGGGTCACGAAGGCCATAACCACATCGAGGGCTTCAACGAGCACGTCTGGTTCGACCCGCACACGATGATCCATGTCGTCGAGGCGATCTCCGACGAGCTGGCCGAGCTCGACCCCGACGGCGCGAAGGAGTTCGCGGCCAACGCCGACGAGATCGTCGCCGACCTGGAGGGCTTCGAGGCCGACCTCGAGACCATCAAGACGGATGCCGCAGGGGCCACGGTCTTCATGACCGAGCCGCTGCCCGGCTACCTCGCCGCCGCGGCCGGCCTCACCGACGTCACGCCCGAAGGGTTCGCCGAGTCGGTCGAGGAAGGTACCGATGTGGCTCCCGCCGTGCTGCTCGAGGCGCTGAAGGTGATCGAAGACGGACAGGCCACGGCCTTGCTGACCAACGCGCAGACCGGTGGCGCGGAGACCGAGCGCGTCGAGGCGGCCGCGAAGGACGCCGGCATCCCCGTCGTCGCCTTCACGGAGCTGCTCGAGGACGGATCGTCGTACTCTGAGTGGATGAGTGACGCGATCAAGAGCCTCGCCGCCGCTGTCCAGCCGTGA
- a CDS encoding dihydrolipoamide acetyltransferase family protein has protein sequence MNTQNFTLPDVGEGLTEAEIVAWKVAPGDTVAINDVLCEIETAKSLVELPSPHAGVVGELLAAEGATVEVGSPIITFITDARDDAGPGVVATAETPAPEEGGGSVLVGYGTGGGATSRRKRAAERPVRSSVGVIAKPPIRKLARDLGVDLTAVAATGADGEVTRDDVVKHASQASVFRNIETPEWGDVREETVPAPQAAPAGLARGITATRPSAAGDDRTESIPVKGVRKATSSAMVQSAYSAPHVTVWKEVDASRTMELVKRLKASPDYADIKVSPLLIVARAVIWAARRTPMVNAAWIETDAGAEIAVRHYVNLGIAAATPRGLLVPNIKDAQDLSMKDLARALNRLTLTAREGKTPPADQQGGTITITNIGVFGMDAGTPIINPGEAGIVAMGTISQKPWVVDGEVRPRWVTTVAGSFDHRVIDGDGMSRFIADVASVLEEPALLVE, from the coding sequence ATGAACACGCAGAACTTCACCCTCCCCGACGTCGGGGAGGGCCTGACCGAGGCGGAGATCGTCGCCTGGAAGGTCGCCCCGGGCGACACCGTCGCGATCAACGACGTGTTGTGCGAGATCGAGACGGCCAAGTCGCTCGTGGAACTGCCGTCTCCGCACGCGGGCGTCGTCGGCGAGCTGCTCGCCGCCGAAGGAGCGACGGTCGAGGTCGGTTCGCCCATCATCACCTTCATCACGGATGCGCGTGACGACGCCGGCCCCGGTGTCGTCGCCACGGCCGAGACCCCGGCCCCGGAGGAGGGTGGCGGCTCGGTGCTCGTCGGTTACGGCACGGGCGGCGGCGCGACCTCGCGTCGAAAGCGCGCGGCCGAGCGTCCGGTCCGCTCCTCGGTGGGCGTGATCGCGAAGCCGCCGATCCGCAAGCTCGCGCGCGACCTCGGGGTCGATCTCACGGCGGTCGCCGCGACCGGTGCCGATGGCGAGGTGACCCGGGACGACGTGGTCAAGCACGCCTCACAGGCGAGCGTCTTCCGCAACATCGAGACGCCCGAGTGGGGTGATGTGCGCGAGGAGACCGTGCCCGCGCCGCAGGCCGCTCCGGCCGGACTCGCCCGCGGCATCACCGCCACGCGTCCTTCCGCCGCCGGCGACGACCGCACCGAGTCCATCCCGGTCAAGGGTGTGCGCAAGGCCACCTCCTCTGCCATGGTGCAGAGCGCGTACTCGGCTCCGCACGTGACGGTGTGGAAAGAGGTCGACGCCAGCCGCACGATGGAACTCGTGAAGCGGCTCAAGGCCTCGCCGGACTACGCCGACATCAAGGTCTCGCCGCTGCTCATCGTGGCCAGGGCCGTGATCTGGGCGGCTCGTCGCACGCCGATGGTGAACGCCGCCTGGATCGAGACGGATGCCGGTGCCGAGATCGCCGTGCGCCACTACGTGAACCTCGGCATCGCCGCCGCCACCCCGCGCGGCCTGCTCGTGCCGAACATCAAGGACGCGCAGGACCTGAGCATGAAGGACCTGGCGCGGGCGCTGAACCGCCTGACGCTCACGGCTCGCGAGGGCAAGACGCCGCCGGCCGATCAGCAGGGCGGCACGATCACGATCACCAACATCGGTGTGTTCGGGATGGATGCCGGCACCCCGATCATCAACCCCGGCGAGGCCGGCATCGTGGCGATGGGCACCATCAGCCAGAAGCCGTGGGTCGTCGACGGCGAGGTGCGCCCGCGCTGGGTGACCACGGTCGCCGGATCGTTCGACCACCGCGTGATCGACGGCGACGGCATGAGCCGCTTCATCGCCGACGTCGCCTCCGTGCTCGAGGAGCCCGCGTTGCTGGTGGAGTGA
- a CDS encoding alpha-ketoacid dehydrogenase subunit beta — MTLETMPLSKALNAGMRRAMENDPKVLLMGEDIGKLGGVFRVTEHLQRDFGDRRVLDTPLAESGIVGTAIGMAMVGYRPVIEIQFDGFVFPAFDQITTQLAKLTNRHEGALSMPIVIRIPYGGHIGAVEHHQESPEAYFAHTPGLRVVSPSTPNDAYWMIQEAIASNDPVIFMEPKSRYWQKGEVELDASAVPLHSSRVVRTGSDVTLVGHGAMVTTLLQAAALAEAEGTSCEVVDVRSLSPVDYEPILDSIRKTGRMVYAQEAQGFASIGGEIAATVMERAFYALEAPVLRVSGYDTPFPPAKLEGVYLPDADRILEAVDRSLAY, encoded by the coding sequence ATGACCCTCGAGACGATGCCGCTCAGCAAGGCGCTGAACGCGGGGATGCGCAGGGCGATGGAGAACGACCCGAAGGTCCTGCTCATGGGCGAGGACATCGGCAAGCTCGGCGGCGTCTTCCGTGTGACCGAGCACCTGCAGCGCGATTTCGGCGACCGTCGGGTGCTCGACACCCCGCTCGCCGAGTCCGGGATCGTCGGCACCGCGATCGGCATGGCGATGGTCGGCTACCGTCCCGTCATCGAGATCCAGTTCGACGGTTTCGTGTTCCCGGCGTTCGACCAGATCACCACGCAGCTCGCGAAGCTCACCAACCGGCACGAGGGCGCGCTCAGCATGCCGATCGTGATCCGCATCCCTTATGGCGGGCACATCGGCGCGGTCGAGCACCACCAGGAGAGTCCGGAGGCGTACTTCGCCCACACTCCCGGCCTGCGCGTGGTGTCGCCGTCGACGCCCAACGACGCGTATTGGATGATCCAGGAGGCGATCGCCTCGAACGACCCCGTGATCTTCATGGAGCCGAAGAGCCGGTACTGGCAGAAGGGCGAGGTCGAGCTCGACGCCTCCGCCGTTCCGCTGCATTCCTCGCGCGTCGTGCGGACCGGCAGTGACGTGACGCTCGTCGGCCACGGCGCGATGGTCACCACGCTGCTGCAGGCCGCCGCGCTCGCCGAAGCCGAGGGCACGAGCTGTGAGGTCGTCGACGTGCGCTCGCTCTCTCCGGTCGACTACGAGCCCATCCTGGACTCGATCCGCAAGACCGGGCGCATGGTCTACGCGCAGGAGGCCCAGGGCTTCGCCAGCATCGGCGGCGAGATCGCGGCCACCGTCATGGAGCGCGCCTTCTACGCGCTCGAGGCGCCGGTGCTTCGCGTCTCCGGCTACGACACCCCGTTCCCGCCGGCGAAGCTCGAGGGCGTGTACCTCCCGGATGCCGACCGCATCCTCGAAGCCGTCGACCGCTCCCTGGCCTACTGA